One Bacillus andreraoultii genomic region harbors:
- the xylA gene encoding xylose isomerase — MTYFENVSKIKYEGPKSKNSLAFKFYNPEEKIGDRTMEEWLRFGVAYWHTFTYDGTDPFGSGNMIRPWNHLTGMDLAKARVEAAFELFDKLNAPFFCFHDVDIAPEGTTLRETNKNLDEIVGMIEDYMKTSKTKLLWNTANMFSNPRFVHGAATSCNADVFAFSAAKVKKGLEVAKRLGAENYVFWGGREGYESLLNTDMGLEQDNLARFFHMAVDYAKEIGFDGQFLIEPKPKEPTKHQYDFDVATGIAFLQKYNLDQYFKFNIEANHATLAGHTFEHELRVARINGMLGSVDANQGDPLLGWDTDEFPTDLYSTTLAMYEIIKNGGLGKGGLNFDAKVRRGSFEPEDLFRAHITGMDSFAVGLKVAHKLIEDKVLDDFIAKRYRSFNEGIGKDIVEGKANFKTLEDYALDIKEFHNESGRVEELRALLNQYLLTTF, encoded by the coding sequence ATGACATACTTCGAAAACGTTTCCAAAATAAAATATGAAGGCCCTAAATCTAAAAATTCCCTTGCTTTTAAATTTTATAATCCTGAAGAAAAAATTGGCGACCGTACAATGGAAGAATGGTTACGCTTTGGTGTCGCTTACTGGCATACATTCACTTACGATGGAACAGATCCATTTGGTAGTGGCAATATGATTCGTCCATGGAATCATTTAACTGGAATGGACTTAGCAAAAGCACGTGTAGAAGCAGCTTTTGAACTTTTTGATAAACTAAATGCTCCTTTCTTCTGCTTCCATGATGTTGATATTGCACCAGAAGGAACTACTTTACGCGAAACAAATAAAAACTTAGATGAAATTGTTGGTATGATTGAAGATTATATGAAAACAAGTAAGACAAAATTATTATGGAATACAGCCAACATGTTCTCAAATCCTCGTTTCGTTCATGGTGCAGCAACTTCTTGCAACGCTGATGTATTCGCTTTCTCAGCAGCGAAAGTGAAAAAAGGGTTAGAAGTAGCAAAACGCTTAGGCGCAGAAAACTATGTATTCTGGGGTGGCCGTGAAGGTTATGAATCACTCCTTAATACAGACATGGGATTAGAGCAAGACAATTTAGCTCGTTTCTTCCATATGGCTGTTGATTACGCGAAAGAGATAGGCTTCGATGGACAATTCTTAATTGAGCCAAAACCAAAAGAACCAACGAAACATCAATATGATTTCGATGTTGCAACAGGGATTGCTTTCCTTCAAAAATATAATCTAGATCAATACTTCAAATTTAATATTGAAGCAAACCATGCAACACTTGCTGGCCATACATTCGAACATGAATTACGTGTTGCTCGAATCAATGGTATGCTTGGATCTGTTGATGCGAACCAAGGGGATCCATTACTTGGTTGGGATACGGACGAGTTCCCAACAGACTTATACTCCACAACCCTTGCAATGTATGAAATTATTAAAAATGGTGGTTTAGGTAAAGGTGGATTAAACTTCGACGCAAAAGTAAGAAGAGGATCATTTGAACCAGAAGATTTATTCCGTGCACATATTACAGGAATGGATAGTTTTGCAGTAGGTCTAAAAGTTGCACATAAATTAATTGAAGATAAAGTACTCGATGATTTCATTGCAAAACGTTATCGTAGCTTCAATGAAGGAATTGGTAAAGATATTGTTGAAGGAAAGGCAAACTTCAAGACTTTAGAAGATTATGCTCTAGATATTAAAGAATTCCATAATGAATCTGGTCGTGTCGAAGAACTAAGAGCATTACTAAATCAATATTTGTTAACAACTTTTTAA
- a CDS encoding ROK family transcriptional regulator — translation MSILTGNQQLVKQINKNLVLNKIIYEAPISRADISQKLGLNKGTVSSLVSELIEEHLILESGPGQSSGGRRPVILHFNERAGFSIGIDLGVNYILGVLTDLKGNITVEINKRFTTRSYHEVVSILKEVITDLINAAPNSHYGIVGIGIGVPGLVNKDGAILIAPNLRWKDINLKKEIENHFHIPVIIENEANAGAYGEKLYGAGQDYKNILYVSAGIGIGVGIIISNELYYGTNGFSGEAGHMVVQVNGKDCPCGSSGCWELYASEQALLDEARKLNIPGVTDETLSIDLLVELARTGNEDIIDLFNSIGMYLGVGINNIINTFNPEQVIIGNQLAIAKDLLDKPIDKFISSHTMKYHKQNLEISFSKLTTHSSAIGVSALSIDQFLKNSVPTSE, via the coding sequence ATGAGTATCCTCACAGGTAACCAACAACTCGTAAAGCAAATAAATAAAAACTTAGTACTCAATAAAATTATTTATGAAGCACCTATTTCAAGGGCGGATATCTCACAAAAATTAGGTCTCAACAAAGGTACAGTTTCTTCATTAGTCAGCGAATTAATTGAAGAACATTTAATTTTAGAATCAGGTCCGGGGCAGTCTAGTGGTGGTAGAAGACCAGTTATCCTTCATTTCAATGAGAGAGCAGGATTTTCAATTGGGATTGATTTAGGTGTTAATTATATACTTGGTGTTCTAACAGATTTAAAAGGGAATATTACCGTTGAAATCAACAAAAGATTTACTACACGCTCTTATCATGAAGTGGTTTCCATTCTTAAAGAAGTCATTACTGATTTAATCAATGCCGCTCCAAATAGTCATTATGGAATTGTTGGGATTGGAATTGGCGTTCCTGGACTTGTCAATAAGGATGGAGCAATACTAATCGCACCAAACTTAAGATGGAAAGATATCAATCTCAAAAAGGAGATTGAAAATCATTTTCATATCCCTGTTATTATTGAAAATGAAGCTAATGCTGGTGCCTATGGAGAAAAATTGTATGGCGCAGGCCAAGATTATAAGAACATTCTCTATGTTAGTGCTGGAATCGGAATTGGTGTTGGGATTATTATAAGTAATGAGTTATATTATGGCACAAATGGGTTCTCAGGAGAAGCTGGGCATATGGTTGTTCAAGTGAACGGAAAAGATTGCCCCTGTGGAAGTAGCGGTTGTTGGGAGCTCTATGCCTCTGAACAAGCATTACTAGATGAAGCAAGAAAACTGAATATTCCAGGGGTAACAGATGAAACTTTATCCATTGATTTATTGGTAGAATTAGCGAGAACAGGTAATGAAGATATTATCGATTTATTTAATTCTATTGGTATGTACCTGGGAGTAGGTATAAATAATATTATTAATACGTTTAATCCAGAACAAGTCATTATTGGTAATCAGTTAGCAATCGCAAAAGATTTGCTTGATAAACCAATAGATAAGTTCATCAGTAGTCATACAATGAAGTACCACAAACAGAATTTAGAGATTAGTTTCTCAAAATTAACAACCCACTCTTCAGCTATCGGGGTGTCAGCTCTGTCAATTGACCAATTTTTAAAGAATAGTGTTCCTACATCTGAATAA
- the mmsA gene encoding multiple monosaccharide ABC transporter ATP-binding protein: MSNVILEMKDIVKTFPGVKALNNVNFRVQEGEIHSLVGENGAGKSTLMKVLSGVHPFGSYEGDILYKNKKCEFKSVNDSEKLGIVIVHQEFALIPELSIAENIFLGNEQAKRGFINWNETIIKTKELLEKVGLNLNPNVLVKDIGVGHQQLVEIAKALSKQVKLLILDEPTAALNEDDSENLLKLMLEFKKQGITTILISHKLNEVFSVSDSITVLRDGQTIRTYSLKEDNINENTIIKDMVGRDITNLYPERKKNIKEEVVFEIKDWNVFHQQDSERQILHNVNLKLYRGEVIGIAGLMGAGRTELAMSVFGKSYGRKISGKLYKDGKEVEFNSVKDAINNGVAYVSEDRKEYGLILIDNIKNNTTLANLNKVSKSGIVNKNQEVVEAERLKERLKIKAPSILQTTLNLSGGNQQKVVLGKWMFTDPDILILDEPTRGIDIGAKFEIYKIINELAEQGKSIIVISSELPELIGMSDRIYTLCEGVITGEHNKDEIDQEILMTYMTNRAGGNK; the protein is encoded by the coding sequence ATGAGTAATGTAATCCTTGAGATGAAAGATATAGTAAAGACTTTCCCTGGTGTAAAGGCTTTAAATAACGTAAATTTTCGGGTCCAAGAGGGTGAAATACATTCGTTGGTTGGAGAAAATGGAGCAGGTAAGTCGACTTTAATGAAAGTGTTAAGTGGTGTACACCCATTTGGATCATATGAAGGAGATATTCTTTATAAAAATAAAAAATGTGAATTTAAGTCTGTTAATGATAGTGAAAAGCTGGGCATAGTTATTGTTCACCAAGAGTTTGCACTTATCCCTGAATTATCTATAGCGGAAAATATTTTCTTAGGAAATGAACAAGCAAAACGAGGTTTTATCAATTGGAATGAAACAATTATCAAAACTAAGGAATTGTTGGAGAAAGTTGGATTAAATTTAAACCCAAACGTTTTAGTAAAAGATATTGGAGTTGGCCATCAACAACTAGTTGAAATTGCTAAAGCTTTGTCTAAACAAGTAAAACTATTAATATTGGACGAGCCAACTGCTGCACTAAACGAAGATGATAGCGAAAATTTGTTAAAATTAATGCTTGAATTCAAAAAACAAGGTATTACCACCATTCTTATTTCCCATAAATTAAACGAGGTTTTTAGCGTTTCTGACAGTATTACAGTTCTCAGAGATGGACAAACCATACGAACTTATTCATTAAAAGAAGATAATATTAATGAAAATACTATTATTAAAGATATGGTAGGGCGGGATATTACGAACCTCTATCCAGAAAGAAAGAAAAATATAAAAGAAGAAGTTGTGTTTGAAATCAAAGATTGGAATGTTTTCCATCAACAAGACTCCGAAAGACAAATTTTGCATAATGTTAACTTGAAATTATATCGTGGAGAGGTTATAGGTATTGCTGGATTAATGGGCGCTGGCAGGACTGAACTTGCGATGAGCGTTTTTGGTAAATCATATGGAAGGAAAATCTCAGGGAAACTATATAAAGATGGAAAAGAAGTGGAATTTAATTCTGTTAAAGATGCCATTAATAATGGTGTTGCATATGTTTCGGAAGATAGGAAAGAATATGGACTTATTTTAATTGATAATATAAAGAATAATACCACTTTAGCAAATTTAAATAAAGTTTCAAAGAGTGGTATAGTGAATAAGAACCAAGAAGTTGTTGAAGCTGAACGATTAAAGGAAAGATTAAAAATTAAGGCCCCTTCAATTCTTCAAACAACACTCAATTTAAGTGGTGGTAATCAGCAAAAGGTAGTACTTGGAAAATGGATGTTCACAGATCCTGATATTTTAATCTTAGACGAACCAACGCGCGGGATCGATATTGGTGCAAAATTCGAAATATATAAAATTATAAATGAATTGGCGGAGCAAGGTAAAAGTATCATAGTGATATCCTCAGAGCTACCAGAATTAATTGGTATGTCTGACCGTATCTACACGTTATGTGAAGGTGTCATTACTGGTGAGCATAATAAGGATGAAATAGACCAAGAAATCTTAATGACATATATGACAAACCGTGCTGGGGGTAATAAATAA
- the chvE gene encoding multiple monosaccharide ABC transporter substrate-binding protein: protein MKKFSAFLIAILMVATVLTGCGSSESGGKDSKTIGIAMPTKSSERWVRDGESMVEQLEKLGYKTDLQYAEDVVENQISQIENMITKGVDALVIASIDGEALTDVVDKAKKQGITVISYDRLIMNTENVDYYATFDNFKVGVLQGQYIEEKLGLKDGKGPFNIELFAGSPDDNNAYFYWDGAMSILKPYIDKGQLVVKSGQTEFKQGATLRWDGMKAQERMDNLLSAHYSNELIDVVYSPFDGISRGVISSLKSVGYGSADKPMPIVTGQDAELSSIKSIIAGEQTQTVFKDTRKLAESAVKIVDAVLNDKEPEVNDTETYDNGKKVVPSSLLEPVSVDIDNYKQELVDTKYYTEDQLK, encoded by the coding sequence ATGAAAAAGTTCAGTGCTTTTCTGATTGCAATTCTTATGGTCGCAACTGTACTTACTGGGTGTGGTAGTAGTGAGTCAGGTGGAAAAGATTCAAAGACAATTGGTATAGCAATGCCGACCAAATCTTCTGAGAGATGGGTTAGAGATGGAGAAAGCATGGTTGAACAACTAGAAAAATTAGGCTATAAAACAGATTTACAATATGCTGAGGATGTTGTAGAAAATCAAATATCACAAATAGAAAACATGATTACAAAAGGCGTAGATGCATTAGTAATTGCATCCATTGATGGAGAAGCACTTACTGATGTAGTTGATAAGGCTAAGAAACAGGGAATTACAGTTATATCTTATGACCGTTTAATCATGAACACTGAAAATGTTGACTATTACGCAACCTTTGATAATTTCAAAGTCGGTGTTTTACAAGGTCAATATATTGAAGAAAAATTAGGCTTAAAAGATGGTAAAGGTCCTTTCAATATTGAATTATTTGCTGGATCTCCTGATGACAATAATGCTTACTTCTATTGGGATGGTGCAATGTCTATCTTAAAACCTTATATTGATAAAGGACAACTAGTAGTTAAAAGTGGACAGACAGAATTCAAGCAAGGTGCCACACTACGTTGGGATGGTATGAAGGCGCAAGAAAGAATGGATAACTTATTAAGTGCACATTATTCTAATGAATTAATAGATGTTGTCTATTCACCATTTGATGGAATTAGTAGAGGTGTAATCTCTTCATTAAAATCAGTAGGATATGGATCAGCGGATAAACCAATGCCAATTGTTACTGGACAAGATGCAGAATTATCTTCTATTAAATCTATTATAGCTGGTGAACAAACACAAACAGTATTTAAAGATACTAGAAAGCTAGCAGAAAGTGCTGTGAAAATTGTTGATGCCGTACTAAATGATAAAGAACCAGAAGTAAATGATACTGAAACATATGATAATGGTAAAAAAGTTGTTCCTTCAAGCCTACTAGAACCTGTTTCTGTAGATATTGATAACTATAAACAAGAATTAGTGGATACAAAATACTATACAGAAGATCAACTAAAATAA
- a CDS encoding GntR family transcriptional regulator: MSQTKYGMVKNWIKSKVLDGTFEPHQKISSESELMKQFNVSRHTVRLALGDLVSEGLLYKEQGSGTYVSDKLANPGPSNETNKKNVAIIVTYISDYIFPSIIRGAESVLSKEGYQVSLFSTNNDHENERRILETIIEQRFDGVIVEPTKSAIANPNINYYLNLEALNIPYVMINAYYDELEPISVTINDEKGGFLQAEHLIKSGHKNILGFFKTDDIQGNKRMKGFIKAHREYGLPINPKNIITYTTAEKNTKPVEVLQKVLTGTSERPSGIICYNDELSMKLLDVIRQNNLQVPDDISIVGFDNSFLSEVSEVKLTTIEHPKSALGEMAADMIINLIQYGKASKLKEDQLNSYVFQPEIVVRNSTKDLNKKESNIQVG, from the coding sequence ATGAGCCAAACGAAATATGGTATGGTTAAAAATTGGATCAAATCAAAAGTATTGGACGGTACCTTTGAGCCGCACCAGAAAATTAGTTCAGAAAGTGAACTGATGAAGCAATTTAATGTTAGTAGACATACGGTTAGGCTGGCTTTAGGTGATTTAGTTAGTGAAGGCCTATTATATAAGGAACAAGGTTCAGGAACATACGTTTCCGATAAGTTAGCGAACCCAGGCCCATCTAATGAAACCAATAAAAAGAATGTCGCAATTATTGTTACCTATATTTCTGATTATATATTCCCGTCGATCATTCGGGGTGCTGAAAGTGTTTTAAGTAAGGAAGGCTATCAAGTTAGTCTTTTTAGTACGAATAATGATCACGAGAATGAAAGGCGAATATTAGAAACAATTATTGAGCAACGATTTGACGGGGTTATTGTTGAACCTACAAAGAGTGCAATAGCCAATCCTAATATAAATTACTATTTAAATCTGGAAGCATTAAACATTCCCTATGTTATGATTAATGCTTATTACGATGAACTTGAACCCATTAGCGTTACGATTAATGATGAGAAAGGCGGATTTTTGCAAGCAGAGCATTTAATTAAATCCGGGCATAAAAATATACTAGGATTTTTTAAAACAGATGACATTCAAGGGAATAAGCGGATGAAAGGTTTTATTAAAGCACATAGAGAGTATGGACTACCAATTAATCCGAAAAATATCATCACATATACAACAGCCGAGAAGAATACAAAACCTGTAGAAGTTTTACAAAAAGTCCTAACAGGCACATCAGAACGACCAAGCGGAATCATTTGTTATAACGATGAACTGTCAATGAAATTACTAGATGTTATAAGACAAAATAATTTACAAGTACCAGATGACATCTCAATCGTGGGCTTTGATAACTCATTTCTTTCAGAGGTATCAGAAGTGAAACTGACAACGATTGAGCATCCAAAAAGTGCCCTTGGCGAGATGGCTGCTGATATGATAATAAATTTAATCCAGTATGGAAAGGCTTCGAAGCTAAAAGAAGACCAACTAAATTCGTATGTATTTCAACCTGAAATAGTTGTTAGAAATTCTACAAAAGATTTGAATAAAAAAGAGAGTAATATACAGGTAGGGTAA
- the mmsB gene encoding multiple monosaccharide ABC transporter permease, with protein sequence MNNLKKVISNNVRQFGMVIALVAIAILFQILTNGVLLTPLNITNIIMQNSYIILLAFGMLIVIITGEIDLSVGSVVAFVGAMSGVLLVNHDLPVIVGILLSLIIGAAIGAFNGFWVAYVRIPAFIVTLASMLIFRGLTLVVLNGQTIAPFPQSFRSLSSSFLPDIFNGGSLHLLTIIIGVVLTVFFILFEYRRRQNDKKYNVETLSTPLFIAKLVIAAIVINLFTFVLAKYEGIAIVLVLIFFIYLIYTSIMNKTVMGRHIYAVGGNENAAKLSGIKTSNVKFWVFVNMGILAALAGLIFAGRLNAATPQAGTGFELDAIAAAVIGGASMTGGVGTVFGAVIGALVMGILNNGMSIMGIGIDWQQAIKGLVLLAAVTFDILYKKKK encoded by the coding sequence ATGAACAATTTAAAAAAGGTAATTTCTAATAACGTTCGACAATTTGGTATGGTAATTGCTTTAGTTGCAATTGCTATCTTATTTCAAATTTTAACTAACGGTGTTCTTCTAACTCCTTTAAATATTACAAATATCATTATGCAAAATAGTTACATTATACTTCTTGCATTTGGTATGTTAATTGTAATCATTACTGGAGAAATTGATTTGTCAGTAGGTTCGGTAGTTGCTTTTGTAGGGGCGATGTCGGGGGTTCTACTTGTGAATCATGACTTACCAGTTATAGTAGGTATTTTATTATCATTAATAATTGGTGCAGCTATCGGAGCCTTCAATGGTTTCTGGGTTGCATATGTACGAATACCTGCTTTTATCGTAACTTTGGCGAGTATGTTAATTTTCCGTGGATTAACTTTAGTTGTATTAAATGGACAAACAATTGCACCGTTTCCACAAAGTTTTAGAAGTTTAAGTTCGTCATTTTTACCAGATATCTTTAATGGTGGTAGTCTTCATTTACTAACAATTATAATAGGAGTTGTACTTACTGTTTTCTTTATTCTTTTTGAATATAGAAGAAGACAAAATGATAAGAAATATAATGTTGAAACACTTTCAACACCATTATTTATAGCAAAACTAGTGATTGCTGCCATTGTAATTAACTTATTCACTTTTGTATTAGCTAAATATGAAGGTATAGCAATTGTATTAGTATTAATCTTCTTTATCTATCTTATCTATACTTCAATTATGAATAAAACAGTTATGGGTAGACACATTTACGCTGTTGGTGGAAATGAAAATGCTGCAAAATTATCAGGTATTAAGACAAGTAATGTAAAGTTTTGGGTATTTGTTAATATGGGTATTCTCGCTGCTTTAGCTGGTTTAATCTTTGCTGGTCGGTTAAATGCTGCAACACCACAAGCTGGTACTGGATTTGAACTTGATGCCATTGCTGCTGCAGTAATTGGTGGTGCCTCAATGACTGGTGGGGTAGGTACAGTATTTGGTGCAGTAATCGGTGCACTGGTTATGGGGATACTAAACAACGGTATGTCAATTATGGGTATCGGAATTGACTGGCAACAAGCAATTAAAGGTCTAGTATTACTTGCTGCAGTAACATTTGATATTCTTTATAAGAAGAAAAAATAA
- the xylB gene encoding xylulokinase — protein sequence MKYVIGVDLGTSAVKVLLVNQSGHVVQEVSKSYPLIQEKSGYSEQDPNEWFEKTTEALAELVAQFNGHPSDIEGISFSGQMHGLVILDQNNELLRNAILWNDTRTTEQCQQIYDIVAKDKLLSITKNVALEGFTLPKILWVKQYEPDIFQQIHTFMLPKDYLRFRMTGEIHMDYSDAAGTLLLDIAKKEWSKEICEKLDIHPSICPPLVESSDLVGTITREFAEKTGLSEKTKVFAGGADNACGAIGAGILSNGKTLCSIGTSGVVLSYEETNDRDFKGKVHYFNHGKESAYYTMGVTLAAGYSLSWFKDVFASYESFNDFLAGIENVPAGSNGLLFTPYIVGERTPHPDSNIRGSFIGMDAKHTKAHFVRAVIEGITFSLNESIEIFRASGKTIDTIVSIGGGAKNETWLQIQADIFHAKIIKLASEQGPGMGAAMLAAYGCGWFDSLDECAETFLDQVRVYEPISENVTKYKELFKIYQEIYVNTKNMNEQLKGFRA from the coding sequence ATGAAGTACGTCATTGGTGTTGATTTAGGTACAAGCGCTGTAAAAGTATTATTAGTTAATCAAAGTGGTCATGTTGTACAAGAAGTATCAAAATCATATCCTTTAATTCAAGAAAAGTCTGGTTATAGTGAACAAGACCCAAATGAATGGTTTGAGAAAACGACAGAAGCATTGGCGGAACTTGTTGCTCAATTTAATGGACATCCATCGGATATTGAAGGAATTAGTTTTTCCGGACAAATGCATGGGCTTGTTATCTTAGATCAAAATAACGAGTTACTAAGAAACGCTATTCTTTGGAATGACACGAGAACAACGGAACAATGTCAACAAATTTATGATATCGTAGCAAAAGATAAATTACTTTCAATTACGAAAAATGTTGCTTTAGAAGGATTTACTTTACCGAAAATTCTTTGGGTAAAACAATACGAGCCTGATATTTTCCAACAAATTCATACATTCATGTTACCAAAAGATTATTTACGATTCCGGATGACAGGCGAGATTCATATGGACTACTCGGATGCTGCTGGAACATTACTATTGGATATAGCAAAGAAAGAATGGAGTAAAGAAATTTGTGAGAAACTCGATATTCATCCATCCATTTGTCCACCACTTGTAGAATCTAGTGATTTAGTAGGAACAATTACTAGAGAGTTTGCTGAAAAGACAGGACTTAGTGAAAAAACAAAAGTGTTTGCCGGTGGTGCAGATAATGCTTGCGGTGCCATTGGTGCAGGTATATTATCAAATGGTAAAACGTTATGTAGTATCGGGACTTCTGGTGTTGTTTTATCGTATGAGGAAACAAATGATCGCGACTTTAAAGGAAAAGTCCATTATTTTAACCATGGGAAAGAAAGCGCCTACTATACAATGGGTGTCACTTTAGCAGCAGGTTATAGCTTAAGTTGGTTTAAAGATGTATTTGCGAGTTATGAAAGCTTTAATGATTTTCTTGCCGGAATTGAGAACGTACCGGCTGGATCAAATGGCTTGTTATTTACGCCGTATATTGTTGGCGAACGGACACCACATCCGGATTCAAATATCCGCGGAAGTTTTATCGGAATGGACGCCAAACATACAAAGGCTCATTTCGTAAGGGCTGTCATCGAGGGGATTACATTCTCATTAAATGAATCAATTGAAATTTTCCGCGCTTCTGGGAAAACGATTGATACCATTGTTTCCATTGGTGGTGGTGCGAAAAATGAAACATGGCTTCAAATTCAAGCAGATATCTTTCATGCGAAAATTATAAAATTAGCTAGTGAACAAGGACCAGGTATGGGGGCTGCCATGCTTGCTGCTTACGGCTGTGGTTGGTTCGATAGTCTCGATGAATGTGCAGAAACATTTCTTGATCAAGTACGAGTATATGAGCCGATTTCAGAAAATGTAACGAAATATAAAGAACTATTTAAAATCTATCAAGAAATTTATGTGAATACAAAAAATATGAATGAACAATTAAAAGGATTTAGAGCTTAA
- a CDS encoding AI-2E family transporter: protein MEEVIRLFQRKGVKRFLIFAILMFIIYLLRSIINIILLTFIFSFLINGLERFISKYVPINRKVTVLLLYTFAVSGLTYGAVKYLPVLVNEISQLINQLTAFYSKPLATDNQVLIYIYDLLQKYEITDYINLGVSFLVKSLNDISTTGIQILLALILSLFFLLEKERIINFTSKFKQSKVSSFYAELEYFGSKFVSTFGKVIEAQFMIATINTVITTLFLWLFGFPQLFALAILVFILGLIPVAGVIISLIPLTIIAYSIGGFMKVIYVLIMIAVVHAIEAYILNPKLMSSKTNLPVFYTFIILIFGEHFFGVWGLILGIPIFVFLLDVLGVKTVDAVKNGE from the coding sequence GTGGAAGAGGTTATTCGTTTATTTCAAAGAAAAGGTGTTAAAAGGTTTCTGATTTTCGCCATTCTTATGTTTATTATTTATTTGCTACGGAGTATTATTAATATTATTTTACTCACATTCATATTTTCCTTTTTAATTAATGGATTAGAACGTTTCATTTCCAAATACGTTCCCATTAATCGAAAAGTCACAGTCTTATTGCTCTATACATTTGCCGTTTCTGGATTAACGTACGGAGCGGTGAAATACTTACCTGTATTAGTTAATGAAATTTCACAACTAATTAATCAATTAACAGCCTTTTATTCAAAACCATTAGCAACCGATAATCAAGTATTAATTTATATTTATGATCTCCTTCAAAAATATGAAATAACGGATTACATCAATTTAGGTGTATCGTTTTTAGTAAAATCACTGAATGATATAAGTACAACCGGGATTCAAATTTTGTTGGCTCTCATCTTAAGTTTATTCTTCCTGCTTGAAAAAGAAAGGATCATCAACTTTACGAGTAAATTCAAGCAAAGTAAAGTAAGTTCTTTCTATGCCGAGTTAGAATATTTCGGTAGTAAATTTGTTAGCACATTCGGTAAAGTAATCGAAGCTCAATTTATGATTGCAACAATCAATACAGTCATCACGACATTATTCCTATGGCTATTTGGCTTTCCACAATTGTTTGCACTGGCAATTTTAGTCTTTATTCTCGGGCTCATTCCGGTTGCTGGTGTCATTATTTCTTTAATTCCATTAACCATTATTGCATATAGTATTGGCGGGTTTATGAAAGTAATTTATGTGCTCATTATGATTGCTGTTGTCCATGCCATTGAGGCTTATATTCTGAACCCGAAACTCATGTCATCAAAGACGAATTTGCCGGTATTTTATACATTTATCATCTTGATTTTTGGAGAACACTTCTTTGGAGTTTGGGGGTTGATTTTAGGAATTCCAATTTTTGTATTTTTATTGGATGTATTGGGTGTAAAAACAGTTGATGCTGTGAAGAATGGAGAATAA